One region of Oryza sativa Japonica Group chromosome 10, ASM3414082v1 genomic DNA includes:
- the LOC4349436 gene encoding phragmoplastin DRP1E, with protein MATMENVIVLVNRIQRACTVLGDHGGGDGTASLPTLWEALPSVAVVGGQSSGKSSVLESIVGRDFLPRGSGIVTRRPLVLQLHKTEDGVQEYAEFLHMPKRRFNDFALVRKEIQDETDRLTGKTKQISPVPIHLSIYSPHVVNLTLIDLPGLTKVAVEGQPESIVQDIENMVRSYVDKPNCIILAISPANQDIATSDAIKLARDVDPTGERTFGVLTKLDLMDKGTNALDVLEGRSYRLQHPWVGIVNRSQADINKNIDMIIARRKEQEFFASSPEYSHLSSRMGSEYLAKLLSQHLEAVIRARIPSITSLINKTIDELESEMDHIGRPIASDAGAQLYLVLELCRAFEKIFREHLDGGRPGGDRIYGVFDNQLPSALRKLPFDRYLSLQNVKRVISEADGYQPHLIAPEQGYRRLIESALNYFRGPAEASVDAVHYVLKELVRKSIGETQELKRFPTLQAELAAACFHALERFREDGRKTTVRLVDMESAYLTVEFFRKLPQEVDKTGTGNPSTPSVDRYADAHFRRIASNVSSYIGMVSDTLKNTIPKAVVHCQVREAKRSLLNYFYTQVGRKDAKQLAQLLDEDPALMERRQQCFKRLELYKSARDEIDAVSWSR; from the exons atgGCGACGATGGAGAACGTGATCGTGCTCGTGAACCGCATCCAGCGAGCCTGCACCGTCCTCGgggaccacggcggcggcgacggcaccgcctccctccccacGCTGTGGGAGGCGCTCCcttccgtcgccgtcgtcggtggcCAG AGTTCCGGCAAGTCATCGGTGCTGGAGAGCATCGTGGGCCGCGACTTCCTGCCTAGGGGCTCAG GTATCGTGACGAGAAGGCCGCTGGTTTTGCAGCTGCACAAGACGGAGGACGGGGTGCAGGAGTACGCTGAGTTCTTGCATATGCCCAAGCGCCGGTTCAACGATTTTG CTCTTGTGCGGAAGGAAATTCAAGATGAAACTGATAGGCTGACAGGGAAGACTAAACAAATATCACCTGTTCCAATTCATCTCAGCATTTACTCACCACATG TGGTCAACTTGACATTGATTGATCTGCCGGGTCTAACTAAAGTTGCAGTAG AAGGACAGCCTGAAAGCATTGTCCAGGATATTGAAAATATGGTGCGCTCATATGTTGACAAG CCAAACTGCATCATACTTGCTATATCTCCTGCCAATCAAGATATAGCAACATCTGATGCTATTAAGCTTGCTCGAGATGTTGATCCAACTG GTGAAAGGACATTTGGTGTGTTGACTAAGCTTGATTTGATGGACAAGGGAACAAATGCACTTGAT GTTCTCGAAGGAAGATCGTACAGACTGCAGCATCCATGGGTCGGGATTGTTAATCGTTCACAAGCAGATATCAATAAGAATATTGATATGATTATTGCCAGGCGAAAAGAACAGGAGTTCTTTGCTTCTAGTCCTGAATATTCTCATTTATCAAGCAGGATGGGTTCAGAATATCTTGCCAAACTTCTTTCACAG CACTTAGAGGCTGTGATCAGGGCACGTATTCCAAGCATTACATCTCTGATCAACAAAACTATTGATGAACTTGAATCTGAGATGGATCACATTGGTAGACCTATTGCCTCTGATGCTGGG GCTCAACTATACCTCGTGTTGGAGCTTTGCCGTGCATTTGAGAAAATATTTAGAGAACATCTTGATGGAGG ACGGCCTGGAGGTGATCGAATTTATGGTGTCTTTGATAACCAACTCCCCTCTGCTCTGCGGAAGCTTCCATTTGACCGCTACCTCTCTCTGCAAAATGTTAAGCGTGTTATCTCAGAAGCTGATGGTTATCAACCTCATTTAATTGCTCCTGAGCAAGGGTACCGCCGACTGATTGAATCTGCTCTCAATTATTTTAGAGGGCCAGCTGAAGCTTCTGTAGATGCT GTGCATTATGTTTTGAAAGAGCTGGTAAGGAAATCCATCGGTGAGACCCAG GAATTGAAAAGGTTTCCCACTCTTCAAGCGGAGCTTGCGGCTGCATGCTTTCATGCCCTAGAGAGATTCCGTGAAGATGGACGTAAAACCACTGTACGACTGGTTGATATGGAGTCAGCATACTTGACAGTGGAGTTCTTCCGCAAGCTTCCACAGGAAGTGGACAAGACTGGAACTGGGAACCCTTCCACTCCTTCTGTTGATCGTTATGCTGACgcgcacttcaggaggattgcTTCCAATGTGTCCTCATACATTGGCATGGTATCTGATACATTGAAGAATACTATCCCCAAAGCTGTTGTTCATTGTCAAGTCAGGGAAGCTAAGCGTTCCTTGCTTAACTATTTCTATACCCAAGTGGGCAGGAAAGAT GCTAAGCAGCTTGCGCAACTCCTTGATGAGGATCCTGCTCTTATGGAGCGAAGGCAGCAGTGCTTTAAGAGGCTTGAGTTATACAAGTCTGCCAGGGATGAGATCGATGCTGTGTCATGGTCACGTTAA